The Numenius arquata chromosome 7, bNumArq3.hap1.1, whole genome shotgun sequence genome has a window encoding:
- the UBA5 gene encoding ubiquitin-like modifier-activating enzyme 5: MAELSRLEQLERRVRELEEELAREKGGGRAPRARIESMSPEVTDSNPYSRLMALKRMGIVKDYEKIRSFTVAVVGVGGVGSVTAEMLTRCGIGKLILFDYDKVELANMNRLFFQPHQAGLSKVQAAEHTLRNINPDVQFEVHNYNITTLDNFEHFMDRISNGALEEGKPVDLVLSCVDNFEARMAINTACNELGQIWMESGVSENAVSGHIQLIIPGESACFACAPPLVVAANIDEKTLKREGVCAASLPTTMGVVAGILVQNVLKYLLNFGTVSYYLGYNAMQDFFPTMSMKPNPQCSDQNCRKQQENYKKKEAARPKEEVIEQEEEIVHEDNDWGIELVSEISEDELKAASGPVPELPEGITVAYTIPNKEESLITEETVAESEESLEELMAKMRNM, encoded by the exons ATGGCGGAGCTGAGCcggctggagcagctggagcgGCGTGtgcgggagctggaggaggaactggctcgggagaAGGGCGGGGGGCGGGCGCCGCGGGCCCGCATCGAGAGCATGAGCCCGGAGGTGACGGACTCCAACCCCTACAG TCGCTTGATGGCGTTAAAAAGAATGGGAATTGTCAAAGACTATGAG aaaatccGTTCCTTTACAGTTGCAGTAGTAGGTGtaggtggagttggcagtgtgaCTGCCGAAATGTTGACAAGGTGTGGCATTGGTAAG CTGATTCTGTTTGACTATGACAAAGTGGAATTGGCAAACATGAACAGACTCTTCTTCCAACCTCACCAAGCTGGATTAAGTAAAGTGCAAGCAGCAGAGCATACTTTGAG GAATATTAATCCAGATGTTCAATTTGAAGTACATAACTACAACATCACAACACTGGACAACTTTGAACACTTCATGGATAGAATAAG TAATGGTGCGCTAGAGGAAGGGAAGCCTGTTGATCTCGTTCTAAGCTGCGTGGACAACTTTGAAGCTCGCATGGCAATTAACACG GCTTGCAATGAACTTGGACAAATATGGATGGAATCTGGAGTGAGTGAAAATGCAGTGTCAGGACATATACAGCTGATCATACCTGGTGAATCGGCTTGTTTTGCG TGTGCTCCTCCGCTTGTAGTTGCTGCAAATATCGATGAGAAAACATTAAAACGAGAAGGAGTTTGTGCAGCTAGTCTTCCTACAACTATGGGTGTTGTGGCAGGAATTCTCGTACAAAATGTTCTGAA ATATCTGTTAAATTTTGGTACTGTGAGTTATTATCTTGGTTACAATGCGATGCAGGATTTCTTTCCAACTATGTCCATGAAGCCAAATCCACAATGTAGTGACCAAAATTgcagaaaacagcaagaaaattataag aaaaaagaaGCCGCAAGACCAAAAGAAGAAGTAATtgaacaggaagaagaaatagTACACGAAGACAATGACTGGG GTATCGAATTAGTATCAGAAATTTCAGAAGATGAGCTGAAGGCTGCTTCTGGCCCAGTACCTGAACTTCCCGAGGGAATTACTGTAGCATATACTATCCCAAACAAG
- the ACKR4 gene encoding LOW QUALITY PROTEIN: atypical chemokine receptor 4 (The sequence of the model RefSeq protein was modified relative to this genomic sequence to represent the inferred CDS: substituted 1 base at 1 genomic stop codon), which translates to MCQTNSDHFTEARLNCGTCYXSADKRSFAMGWDMNNSTDYWIEDEEDHLNSVIDYNTYELLCEKSDVRNFSKLFLPVFYALAFTVGVAGNSLVVAIYAYCKKPKTKTDVYIMHLAIADLLLLFTLPFWAANAVQGWELGNSMCKLTSSLYTMNFSSSMLLLACISVDRYRATSKSQGQRRIGKRCSVTCTCVWLFAIFLSIPELIFNQVKKHNDRNECLPVFPMNMETLLKATIQILEIILEFLLPFLVMLICYSATARAIFRSANTKKSRPFMVLLAVVATFIITQLPYNIVKFWRAIDIIYMSITDCDTSKTIDVALQVTKSIALFHTCLNPLLYVFLGASFKMHIMKIAKNYGYWRRQQQNGRPEEISMNYEDHTEETISFTI; encoded by the coding sequence CTTTGCCATGGGCTGGGATATGAATAACTCAACTGATTACTGGattgaggatgaggaggatcaTCTCAACTCTGTTATAGATTACAATACATATGAGCTTCTCTGTGAAAAAAGTGACGTGAGAAATTTCAGTAAATTATTCCTCCCTGTATTCTATGCATTGGCTTTCACTGTTGGAGTCGCTGGAAATTCATTAGTGGTCGCAATTTATGCCTATTGCAAGAAACCGAAGACTAAGACGGATGTGTACATCATGCATCTAGCCATTGCTGATTTGCTCTTGCTCTTTACACTCCCTTTTTGGGCTGCAAATGCAGTGCAGGGATGGGAACTTGGAAACTCCATGTGCAAGCTCACTTCTTCTCTCTACACCATGAATTTCAGCTCTAGCATGCTGctcctggcctgtatcagtgTGGATAGATATAGGGCCACTTCCAAATCCCAGGGTCAGAGAAGAATTGGTAAACGCTGCAGTGTTACCTGCACCTGCGTCTGGCTATTTGCCATTTTCCTCAGTATCCCTGAACTGATATTTAATCAAGTCAAGAAACACAATGACAGGAATGAGTGCCTTCCTGTGTTCCCAATGAACATGGAAACACTCTTAAAAGCAACCATTCAAATCCTGGAAATTATCCTCgaatttctgcttcctttcctaGTAATGCTGATCTGCTATTCAGCTACTGCTCGAGCAATCTTTAGATCTGCAAATACTAAAAAATCTAGACCTTTCATGGTTCTGCTGGCAGTAGTGGCTACTTTCATTATTACCCAGCTACCTTACAACATCGTTAAGTTCTGGCGAGCCATAGATATCATCTATATGTCAATTACTGACTGTGATACAAGTAAAACCATAGATGTTGCACTCCAGGTCACCAAGAGCATAGCTTTGTTTCACACCTGCCTGAACCCTCTTCTCTATGTATTTCTGGGTGcctcttttaaaatgcatattatgAAAATCGCAAAAAATTATGGATACTGGAGAAGACAACAACAGAACGGAAGACCTGAAGAAATTTCTATGAATTATGAAGATCATACTGAAGAAACAATTAGTTTCACTATATAG